From Granulicella sp. WH15, the proteins below share one genomic window:
- a CDS encoding efflux transporter outer membrane subunit: MNHDRIISTSTRRTTGTLSALAALCLVLSGCHVGPKYTKPAVVAPPEFKESAPAAYTTAGSGTWQPAHPQDAALKGKWWEVFNEPELNALEEQLDINNQNLAQFFQNFMAARAQVRQARAGYFPTLSVAPSYSRQHSPDTLRGVGVAGSSGATSTGGGTSTSLQLPFDVSWEPDLWGRISSQVHEFQYAAQVSAADLENERLSEQASLAEFYFELRGQDALQDVFNQTIEADRKSLELTRTLVETGIDSPESVAQAEVTLANAEETAAGIATNRAIYEHAIATLIGKPASSFSLPVKALSTPVPPIPVGVPSQLLQRRPDIAAAERTMAQANAVIGIEKAAYYPSLSLTGAGGLGSSTITSLFSVPALLWSVGASASETIFDAGLRQATVAQYTANYNADVASYRQTVLTAFQQVEDYIATLRVLSQQTTKQDVAIDAAQRYLTIANSRYQTGLDPYLNVISAQTTLLSDQQTRVTLQVNQMTAAVELIQALGGGWDVTNLPTPAKVATADGERQVTNTP; this comes from the coding sequence ATGAACCACGACCGAATCATCTCGACCTCCACCCGGCGAACCACCGGCACCCTATCCGCCCTCGCGGCGCTGTGCCTCGTTCTCTCCGGCTGCCACGTCGGCCCCAAGTACACCAAGCCCGCCGTCGTCGCGCCACCCGAGTTCAAAGAGTCCGCCCCCGCCGCCTACACCACCGCGGGTAGCGGCACCTGGCAGCCCGCGCACCCGCAGGACGCAGCCTTGAAGGGCAAGTGGTGGGAGGTCTTCAACGAGCCCGAACTGAACGCGCTCGAAGAGCAGCTCGACATCAACAACCAGAATCTCGCGCAGTTCTTCCAGAACTTCATGGCCGCCCGCGCACAGGTCCGTCAGGCCCGCGCAGGCTACTTCCCCACCCTGAGCGTCGCCCCGTCCTACAGCCGTCAGCACTCGCCCGACACTCTGCGCGGCGTCGGCGTCGCCGGCAGCAGCGGCGCCACCAGCACCGGCGGCGGCACCTCCACCAGCCTTCAACTTCCCTTCGACGTCTCCTGGGAGCCCGATCTCTGGGGCCGCATCAGCAGCCAGGTCCACGAGTTTCAGTACGCCGCACAGGTCAGCGCCGCCGATCTCGAGAACGAGCGCCTCAGCGAACAGGCCAGCCTCGCCGAGTTCTACTTCGAGCTGCGCGGGCAGGATGCCCTGCAGGACGTCTTCAACCAGACCATCGAGGCCGACCGTAAGTCACTCGAGCTGACCCGCACCCTGGTCGAGACCGGCATCGACAGCCCGGAGTCGGTCGCCCAGGCCGAGGTAACCCTCGCCAACGCCGAAGAGACCGCCGCAGGCATCGCCACCAACCGCGCCATCTACGAGCATGCCATCGCCACCCTCATCGGCAAGCCCGCGTCCAGCTTCTCACTGCCCGTCAAAGCCCTCTCGACGCCCGTGCCGCCAATCCCCGTCGGAGTGCCCTCGCAGCTCCTCCAGCGCCGCCCCGACATCGCCGCCGCCGAGCGCACCATGGCCCAGGCCAACGCCGTCATCGGCATCGAGAAGGCCGCCTACTATCCCAGCCTCTCGCTCACCGGCGCGGGCGGCCTCGGCTCCTCCACCATCACCTCGCTCTTCTCGGTCCCGGCCCTGCTCTGGTCCGTGGGAGCCTCGGCCTCCGAAACTATCTTCGACGCGGGCCTGCGCCAGGCCACCGTCGCCCAGTACACGGCCAACTACAACGCCGACGTCGCCAGCTACCGCCAGACCGTCCTGACCGCGTTTCAACAGGTCGAAGACTACATCGCCACCCTCCGAGTACTCTCGCAGCAGACAACCAAGCAGGACGTAGCCATCGACGCCGCGCAGCGTTACCTCACCATCGCCAACAGCCGCTACCAGACCGGCCTCGATCCCTACCTGAACGTCATCTCCGCCCAAACCACGCTGCTGAGCGATCAGCAGACGCGGGTAACGCTTCAGGTCAACCAGATGACCGCCGCCGTCGAGCTGATCCAGGCCCTGGGCGGAGGCTGGGACGTCACCAACCTGCCTACGCCTGCCAAAGTCGCGACAGCCGACGGCGAGCGCCAGGTCACGAACACCCCCTGA
- a CDS encoding zinc-binding alcohol dehydrogenase family protein: MKALSLLDTGNAAITEIAEPQPSGGDLLLKVEMVGLCGTDLNSFRGRNPLITYPRVLGHEIAATVIEGNSNIAAGTQVTVSPYTSCGRCPSCLRGRENACQYNQTFGVQRDGAITELLSVPSTKVYPSATLPLKHLCLVEPLTVGFHAVARGRVTSTDVVAIFGCGGIGLGAIAGAAFRGARTIAIDLDDAKLETARLAGATDLIHSSREDVRARLREITGGNGPDVMIEAIGLPETFRLAVEEVAFTGRVVYIGYAKEPVAYETRLFVQKELDIMGSRNALPVDFLEVMAMLDAGRFPVDEAVTAVVSLDEAPSMLAKWSANPAAFTKIMIQMHQ; this comes from the coding sequence GTGAAAGCACTCTCCCTTTTAGATACGGGCAACGCCGCGATCACCGAGATCGCAGAACCCCAGCCCAGCGGCGGCGATCTCCTGCTTAAGGTCGAGATGGTCGGCCTCTGCGGGACCGATCTGAACTCCTTCCGCGGCCGCAATCCGCTCATCACCTACCCCCGCGTGCTCGGCCACGAGATCGCCGCGACGGTCATCGAGGGCAACTCGAACATCGCCGCAGGCACCCAGGTCACAGTGTCTCCCTATACGAGCTGCGGCCGCTGCCCCTCCTGCCTGCGCGGCCGCGAGAACGCCTGCCAGTACAACCAGACCTTCGGCGTGCAGCGCGACGGAGCCATCACCGAGCTGCTCTCGGTCCCCTCCACCAAGGTTTACCCATCCGCGACCCTGCCGCTCAAGCACCTCTGCCTGGTGGAGCCTCTCACCGTCGGCTTCCACGCCGTCGCACGCGGGCGCGTCACCAGCACCGACGTGGTAGCCATCTTCGGCTGCGGCGGCATCGGCCTCGGAGCCATCGCGGGCGCGGCCTTCCGCGGAGCCCGCACCATCGCCATCGACCTCGACGACGCCAAGCTCGAGACCGCCCGCCTCGCCGGAGCCACCGACCTCATCCACTCCAGCCGCGAGGACGTTCGCGCCCGCCTGCGCGAGATCACCGGCGGCAACGGCCCCGACGTCATGATCGAGGCCATCGGCCTGCCCGAGACCTTCCGCCTCGCCGTCGAAGAGGTGGCCTTCACGGGCCGCGTCGTCTACATCGGCTACGCCAAGGAGCCGGTCGCCTACGAGACCCGCCTCTTCGTCCAGAAAGAGCTGGACATCATGGGCTCGCGCAACGCTCTGCCCGTCGACTTTCTCGAGGTAATGGCCATGCTCGACGCGGGACGCTTCCCCGTAGACGAGGCAGTCACAGCCGTAGTCTCATTGGATGAGGCACCCTCCATGCTGGCAAAATGGTCCGCCAACCCTGCAGCCTTCACCAAGATTATGATTCAGATGCACCAGTAA
- a CDS encoding amidohydrolase family protein: protein MRVDAHHHLWHYTPEEYSWIDDAQQVLRHDFLLADIEREAAAAGVDASVAVQARQTLEETHWLLGLAAHSKLIQGVVGWAPLSADNFPAILAELRKNPLLRGLRHVVQGEPEGFLNAPRFNRGISALLGTGLTYDILIFPHQLPEATRFVDRHPAQFFVLDHIAKPDIRHNEFDSWNTAIRDLGRRENVTCKLSGLVTEADWNRWTPAQLYPYFDTVLDVFGPSRLMVGSDWPVLTVASNYSEWWRIVTEWIAPLSPTERAHIEGEVATRIYQLPTQQNPED from the coding sequence ATGCGCGTTGATGCGCACCACCATCTCTGGCACTACACGCCCGAGGAGTATAGCTGGATCGACGACGCCCAGCAGGTGCTCCGGCATGACTTCCTGCTCGCCGATATCGAGCGCGAGGCAGCCGCGGCTGGGGTCGACGCCTCGGTCGCCGTACAGGCCCGGCAGACGCTCGAAGAGACGCACTGGCTGCTTGGTCTCGCGGCCCACTCCAAGCTCATCCAGGGCGTCGTCGGCTGGGCTCCACTCAGCGCCGACAACTTCCCCGCGATATTGGCCGAGCTTCGAAAAAATCCCCTACTACGCGGCCTCCGCCACGTCGTGCAGGGCGAGCCCGAGGGCTTTCTCAACGCCCCCCGCTTCAACCGCGGCATCTCCGCCCTGCTCGGGACCGGCCTCACCTACGACATTCTCATCTTCCCCCATCAGCTCCCCGAGGCCACGCGCTTCGTCGACCGCCACCCCGCGCAGTTCTTCGTGCTCGACCACATCGCCAAGCCCGACATCCGCCACAACGAGTTCGACTCCTGGAACACCGCCATCCGCGACCTGGGCCGCCGCGAGAACGTCACCTGCAAGCTCTCCGGCCTGGTCACCGAGGCGGACTGGAACCGCTGGACCCCGGCCCAGCTCTACCCCTACTTCGACACCGTCCTCGACGTCTTCGGCCCCTCACGTCTGATGGTCGGCAGCGACTGGCCCGTGCTCACCGTAGCCTCGAACTACTCCGAGTGGTGGCGCATCGTCACCGAGTGGATCGCCCCCCTCAGCCCCACCGAGCGCGCCCATATCGAGGGCGAAGTAGCCACCCGCATCTATCAACTCCCCACCCAACAAAACCCCGAGGACTAA
- a CDS encoding efflux RND transporter permease subunit, with the protein MNPSRLFIERPVATTLLTIAVAIAGAIAFAVLPVSPLPQVDFPTITVAATLPGASPDIMASSIATPLEREFGHIAGVTEMTSSSSLSTTSITLQFDLSRDIDGAARDVEAGINAARTYLPANLPANPTYRKVNPADSPILILGLQSDVYDVPALYDEASTVMEQRISQIPGVGQVSVVGASLPAVRVEINPNQLASYGISLPAVQQVIAGQNSNVAKGQIANGEITSDIVANDQISKAAAYRPLVIGYHNGGAVRLEDVADVVDSQQTIRQAGFLNGKPSVNMIIFRQPGANIITTVDAVKAALPSLQATIPTGQHLITILDRTTTIRASVSDIERTLVISVILVILVVFLFLRNGRATLIPAVAVPVSLIGTCAVMYLLGYTLDNLSLMALAIASGFVVDDAIVVMENIARHLEEGLTPMEAALKGAEEIGFTVFSISISLIAVFIPLLMMGGIIGRLFREFAITLSTAILVSMVISLTTTPMMCSRVLVAEKEIKHGRLYNWSERGFNLVLKGYSRSLDWVLNHSVFILIIFLITLGLNVFLIIKIPKGFFPQQDTGVMTGGMQGPQDISFYAMRTAVEQSIDIIKADPGIANVMAFTGGQGATNTGFTFIALKPLGERGASADQIIARLRPKLARVTGTATFLQPTQDIRIGGRQSSAEYQYTLQAETTQDLQKYGPLLLSELRKAPGFQDVNTDQQNRGLQALLTYDRPTAARLGVTPQLIDNTLYDAFGQAEVSTIYTPLNQYYVVMEVAPKYWQTPDGLKNTYLIPTTGGGPIPLASVLKYEPSTSPLSVNHTGLFPSVTVSFNLGPGVSLGQATEEIQQIQQKLGMPASVHGQFSGTLQAFQDSLGSEPYLVITAILAVYIVLGILYESLVHPLTILSTLPSASVGAILALLLTKSELDVMSIIGVILLIGIVKKNAIMMIDFALNAERNEGKNTRDSIFEASMLRFRPILMTTMAALFGAVPLAAGHGIGSELRRPLGISIIGGLIVSQVLTLYTTPVIYLFMDNLRLKFGRKKHAAALTPSHAAR; encoded by the coding sequence ATGAACCCATCACGGCTCTTCATCGAACGCCCTGTCGCCACGACGCTGCTGACCATCGCAGTCGCCATCGCCGGCGCCATCGCGTTTGCCGTGCTGCCGGTCTCGCCGCTCCCGCAGGTCGACTTCCCCACCATCACGGTCGCCGCCACGCTGCCGGGCGCAAGCCCCGACATCATGGCGTCCTCCATCGCCACCCCGCTTGAGCGTGAGTTCGGCCATATCGCCGGAGTCACCGAGATGACCTCGTCGAGTTCGCTCAGCACCACCAGCATTACCCTCCAGTTCGATCTCAGCCGCGACATCGACGGAGCCGCACGCGACGTCGAAGCAGGCATCAACGCAGCCCGCACCTACCTGCCCGCAAACCTCCCGGCCAACCCGACCTACCGCAAGGTCAACCCAGCCGACTCCCCCATCCTCATCCTCGGCCTGCAGTCCGACGTTTACGATGTACCGGCGCTCTACGACGAAGCCTCCACGGTTATGGAGCAGCGCATCTCGCAGATCCCCGGCGTCGGCCAGGTCTCCGTCGTCGGCGCTTCCCTGCCCGCGGTGCGAGTCGAGATCAACCCGAACCAACTCGCCAGCTACGGCATCAGCCTGCCCGCAGTGCAGCAAGTCATCGCAGGACAGAACTCCAACGTAGCCAAAGGCCAGATAGCCAACGGCGAGATCACCTCCGACATCGTAGCCAACGACCAGATCTCGAAAGCCGCTGCTTATAGGCCGTTGGTCATCGGCTATCACAACGGCGGCGCAGTGCGGCTCGAAGATGTGGCCGACGTCGTCGACTCGCAGCAGACCATACGCCAGGCCGGGTTTCTCAACGGCAAGCCATCGGTCAACATGATCATCTTCCGCCAGCCCGGCGCGAACATCATCACCACGGTCGATGCCGTGAAAGCCGCGCTGCCATCGCTACAAGCCACCATCCCCACGGGCCAGCACCTCATCACCATCCTCGACCGCACCACCACCATCCGCGCCTCGGTCTCGGACATCGAGCGCACACTGGTCATCTCGGTGATACTGGTCATCCTGGTCGTCTTCCTCTTCCTCCGCAACGGCCGCGCCACGCTGATCCCTGCCGTCGCGGTGCCCGTATCGCTCATCGGCACCTGCGCCGTCATGTACCTGTTGGGCTACACGCTGGACAACCTCTCCCTGATGGCCCTCGCCATCGCCAGCGGCTTCGTGGTCGACGACGCCATCGTCGTCATGGAAAACATCGCGCGCCACCTCGAAGAGGGCCTCACGCCAATGGAGGCCGCACTCAAGGGCGCGGAGGAGATCGGCTTCACCGTCTTCTCCATCAGCATCTCGCTTATAGCCGTCTTCATCCCGCTGCTGATGATGGGCGGCATCATCGGCCGCCTCTTCCGCGAGTTCGCCATCACGCTCTCAACAGCCATCCTCGTCTCGATGGTGATCTCTCTCACCACGACGCCGATGATGTGTTCGCGCGTCCTGGTCGCCGAAAAAGAGATCAAGCACGGCCGCCTCTACAACTGGAGCGAGCGCGGCTTCAATCTCGTGCTCAAGGGCTACAGCCGCAGCCTCGACTGGGTGCTCAATCACAGCGTCTTCATCCTCATCATCTTCCTCATCACCCTCGGGCTCAACGTCTTCCTCATCATCAAGATCCCCAAGGGCTTCTTCCCCCAGCAAGACACCGGCGTCATGACCGGCGGAATGCAAGGGCCGCAGGACATCTCGTTCTACGCCATGCGCACTGCGGTCGAGCAGTCCATCGACATCATCAAGGCCGACCCCGGCATCGCCAACGTCATGGCCTTCACGGGCGGACAGGGCGCGACCAACACCGGCTTCACCTTCATCGCACTCAAGCCGCTTGGAGAGCGGGGTGCCAGCGCCGACCAGATCATCGCGCGCCTGCGCCCCAAGCTGGCCCGCGTCACCGGCACCGCGACCTTCCTGCAACCCACACAGGACATCCGCATCGGCGGCCGTCAGTCCAGCGCCGAGTACCAGTACACCCTGCAAGCCGAGACCACGCAGGACCTGCAAAAGTACGGTCCCCTGCTGCTGAGCGAGTTACGCAAAGCCCCCGGCTTCCAGGACGTCAACACCGACCAGCAGAACCGCGGCCTGCAAGCATTGCTCACCTACGACCGCCCCACTGCCGCTCGTCTCGGAGTCACACCGCAGCTCATCGACAACACGCTCTACGACGCCTTCGGCCAGGCCGAGGTCTCCACCATCTACACGCCGCTGAATCAGTACTACGTCGTCATGGAGGTCGCGCCCAAGTACTGGCAGACGCCCGACGGCCTCAAGAACACCTACCTCATCCCCACCACCGGGGGCGGCCCCATCCCGCTCGCCTCCGTGCTCAAGTACGAGCCCTCCACCTCGCCACTCTCGGTCAACCACACCGGCCTCTTCCCTTCAGTCACGGTCTCGTTCAATCTCGGACCCGGCGTATCGCTGGGCCAGGCCACGGAGGAGATCCAGCAGATCCAGCAGAAGCTCGGGATGCCTGCGTCGGTCCACGGCCAGTTCTCCGGCACGCTCCAGGCCTTCCAGGATTCGCTCGGCAGCGAGCCTTACCTCGTCATCACCGCGATCCTGGCCGTTTACATCGTGCTCGGCATCCTCTATGAGAGCCTCGTCCATCCCCTGACCATCCTCTCGACTCTCCCCTCCGCAAGCGTAGGAGCCATCCTCGCGCTGCTGCTCACCAAGAGCGAGTTGGATGTCATGTCGATCATCGGCGTCATTCTGCTCATCGGCATCGTAAAGAAGAACGCGATTATGATGATCGACTTCGCGTTGAATGCCGAGCGCAACGAGGGCAAGAACACGCGCGACTCCATCTTCGAGGCATCGATGCTGCGCTTCCGCCCCATTCTGATGACCACGATGGCTGCTCTCTTCGGGGCCGTCCCCCTGGCCGCCGGACACGGCATCGGCTCGGAACTGCGCCGTCCGCTCGGCATCTCCATCATCGGCGGGCTTATCGTCAGCCAGGTGCTTACGCTGTATACAACCCCTGTCATCTATCTGTTCATGGACAACCTCCGCCTGAAGTTCGGACGGAAGAAACACGCTGCTGCACTGACTCCGAGCCACGCTGCCAGATAA
- the fucP gene encoding L-fucose:H+ symporter permease, translated as MQISTSVGPRKESEESRGKSIFPTGQMLPFVLVTAIFFLWGMSNNLTDILVQQFKKSFELSLIQAQLVQTAVFLAYGTMAIPAALIMRKFGYKSGMLIGLSTFGIGTLLFWPAGVIGQYLPFLLALFLVGCGSSILETACNPFMAQFGDPATSERRLNFAQAFNPPGTITGVLVGTWFIFSGVEKSPAQVAAMKTAGTYAAYLHSEIMRVVPTYVVLGLVVLALAFTISRVHFPVMLNTEETEGGDQGSFKALLQYPHLIFAVITQFIYVGAQISTWSTFIPYMKTYTTVSEKEAGYFLTGTLIALALGRIISTPLMRFISPARMMAVYALFNIALLAVGILRPGIVGTWAILGTSFFMSIMFPTIFALGVKGLGPNTKLGGSLLVMAIMGGAIFPPLMAFITRSTGSLALGYTLPLLSYVVVALYGFTGSRLNRSDIAAAPEVI; from the coding sequence TTGCAGATCTCAACCTCGGTCGGTCCCCGCAAAGAATCTGAAGAGTCGCGGGGCAAGTCCATCTTTCCCACGGGCCAGATGCTTCCGTTCGTTCTCGTCACCGCCATCTTCTTCCTCTGGGGCATGTCGAACAACCTCACCGACATCCTCGTCCAGCAGTTTAAGAAATCCTTTGAGCTAAGCCTCATTCAGGCTCAGCTCGTCCAGACCGCCGTCTTCCTCGCCTACGGCACCATGGCGATTCCGGCCGCGCTGATTATGCGCAAATTTGGTTACAAATCCGGAATGCTCATCGGCCTCTCGACCTTCGGCATCGGCACCCTGCTCTTCTGGCCCGCCGGAGTCATCGGCCAGTACCTGCCGTTCCTGCTCGCGCTCTTCCTCGTCGGCTGCGGCTCCTCCATCCTCGAGACCGCCTGCAACCCCTTCATGGCGCAGTTCGGAGACCCCGCCACCAGCGAGCGCCGCCTCAACTTCGCCCAGGCCTTCAACCCGCCCGGCACCATCACCGGCGTTCTGGTCGGCACCTGGTTCATCTTCTCCGGCGTCGAAAAAAGCCCCGCACAGGTGGCCGCGATGAAGACCGCCGGAACCTACGCCGCCTACCTCCACTCGGAGATCATGCGCGTCGTCCCCACCTACGTTGTGCTCGGGCTAGTCGTGCTGGCCCTCGCCTTCACCATCTCCCGCGTCCACTTCCCGGTCATGCTCAATACCGAAGAGACCGAGGGCGGTGACCAGGGCAGCTTCAAAGCCCTGCTCCAGTACCCCCACCTGATCTTCGCAGTCATCACGCAGTTCATCTATGTCGGCGCGCAGATCTCCACCTGGAGCACCTTCATCCCTTACATGAAGACCTACACCACGGTCTCGGAGAAAGAGGCCGGATACTTTCTCACCGGCACCCTCATCGCGCTGGCTCTGGGCCGCATCATCTCCACCCCGCTGATGCGCTTCATCTCGCCCGCCCGCATGATGGCGGTCTACGCTCTCTTCAACATCGCCCTGCTCGCGGTGGGCATCCTGCGCCCCGGAATCGTCGGCACCTGGGCTATCCTGGGCACCAGCTTCTTCATGTCGATCATGTTCCCCACCATCTTCGCGCTCGGCGTCAAGGGCCTCGGCCCCAACACCAAGCTGGGCGGCAGCCTGCTTGTCATGGCCATCATGGGCGGAGCCATCTTCCCCCCGCTCATGGCATTCATCACGCGCTCCACGGGCAGCCTGGCCCTCGGCTATACGCTTCCCCTCCTCAGTTACGTAGTAGTGGCCCTATACGGCTTCACAGGCTCCCGCCTGAACCGCAGCGACATCGCCGCCGCCCCTGAGGTGATCTAA
- a CDS encoding DUF1634 domain-containing protein, producing the protein MDTGLKVEDSDRKMEIAIGQMLRYGVVGSGLVVAAGGALYLGKSYGVATRYATFHATAPSLRTIAGVLHGVGRLDPESLIQLGILLLIATPVARVVFCLVGFLVQRDHVYVAISLLVLAILVYSFVRGTS; encoded by the coding sequence GTGGATACGGGGCTGAAGGTGGAAGATTCGGACCGGAAGATGGAGATCGCTATCGGGCAGATGCTCCGTTATGGCGTGGTTGGGTCTGGGCTGGTGGTGGCTGCGGGTGGGGCGCTGTACCTGGGCAAGTCGTATGGTGTGGCGACGCGGTATGCGACGTTTCATGCCACGGCTCCGTCGCTGCGCACGATTGCGGGTGTGCTGCATGGGGTGGGGAGGCTCGATCCCGAGAGCCTGATCCAGCTTGGGATTCTGCTGCTGATCGCTACGCCGGTGGCGCGGGTAGTCTTCTGCCTGGTGGGCTTTCTGGTGCAGCGGGACCATGTGTATGTGGCGATCAGTTTGCTGGTGCTGGCTATCCTTGTCTACAGCTTTGTACGTGGGACAAGCTGA
- a CDS encoding sulfite exporter TauE/SafE family protein — MSVWIFSSLLFLTSAVAGLLGSLTGLGGGVVLVPVMVLLFKVDLRYAIGASLVSVIATSSGAAAAYVRDGLSNIRIGMLLEVATTLGALLGAYLTAKVSNRAIGITFGVVLLYSAYASMRKRRYEAVDEPPDPLAVKLKLEGSFNCTGVVESYSARHVPLGFGIMFGAGTLSGLLGIGSGAVKVLAMDRAMRLPFKVSTTTSNFMIGVTAAASAGIYLARGYIEPAIAMPVMLGVLLGSAVGSGMLVKAKVPTLKAVFSVVIVALGVEMIYSGLTGRL, encoded by the coding sequence ATGAGCGTCTGGATATTTTCCTCGCTCCTCTTCCTTACCTCGGCGGTGGCTGGGCTGCTGGGATCGCTTACCGGACTGGGGGGCGGCGTGGTGCTGGTGCCGGTGATGGTGCTGCTCTTCAAGGTCGATCTGCGCTATGCGATCGGGGCGTCGCTGGTCTCGGTGATTGCGACCTCGTCGGGAGCGGCGGCGGCCTATGTGCGGGATGGGCTGTCGAATATCCGCATCGGCATGTTGCTGGAAGTGGCGACGACGCTGGGGGCGCTGCTGGGCGCGTACCTGACGGCGAAGGTGTCGAACCGGGCGATTGGGATTACGTTTGGCGTGGTGCTGCTGTACTCGGCGTATGCCTCGATGCGCAAGCGGCGGTATGAGGCGGTGGATGAGCCGCCGGACCCGCTGGCGGTGAAGCTGAAGCTCGAAGGAAGCTTCAACTGCACGGGCGTGGTTGAGAGCTATAGCGCGCGGCATGTGCCGTTGGGGTTTGGAATCATGTTCGGCGCGGGGACGCTGTCGGGGCTGCTCGGCATCGGATCGGGTGCGGTGAAGGTGCTGGCGATGGATCGGGCGATGCGGCTGCCGTTCAAGGTTTCTACGACGACGAGCAACTTTATGATCGGCGTGACGGCGGCGGCGAGCGCGGGGATTTATCTGGCGCGAGGGTACATCGAGCCCGCGATTGCGATGCCGGTGATGCTGGGCGTGTTGCTGGGGTCGGCGGTGGGGTCGGGGATGCTGGTGAAGGCGAAGGTGCCGACGCTGAAGGCTGTCTTCAGTGTGGTGATCGTGGCGCTGGGCGTGGAGATGATCTACAGCGGCTTGACGGGGAGGCTCTAG
- a CDS encoding SLC13 family permease, protein MSPVFIALIAAAGIALMLVRPWGVAEVYWVGGSAALLVALRLVPLRLAGHAIAEGADVYLFLIGMMLLSELAREHGVFDWLASVAVRGARGSCVRLFCLVYGIGTLVTIFMSNDATAVVLTPAILAAVRKAKVQALPYLFACALIANAASFVLPISNPANLVVFHDGLPPLGRWMIDFGVPSLLSIAATFLVLRVWFRRELVARIEAEVEAQELSRSGQLVAGGLVLVVAVMLGASAMGIDLGLPACVAALAITAVVSVVERRSPVGLVREISWSTLALVAGLFVLVDAVESIGALKGTVAALAWAQGLGTELGALVVGFVVGVGNNVVNNLPLGLIAAGTLRTAQVHGLLAHAVLIGVDLGPNLSVTGSLATILWLIALRREGLHVSFMDFLKVGAVAMPVALLAALGGAVVMSWM, encoded by the coding sequence ATGAGCCCCGTCTTCATTGCGTTGATTGCCGCCGCGGGCATCGCTCTGATGTTGGTGCGTCCGTGGGGAGTTGCAGAGGTCTACTGGGTGGGCGGGAGCGCGGCGCTGCTGGTTGCGTTGCGGTTGGTGCCGCTGCGGCTGGCCGGCCATGCGATCGCTGAGGGAGCGGATGTTTACCTCTTTCTGATTGGGATGATGCTTCTCTCCGAACTGGCGCGGGAGCATGGGGTCTTCGACTGGCTGGCGTCGGTTGCCGTGCGCGGGGCGCGGGGATCGTGCGTGAGGCTGTTCTGTTTGGTGTATGGGATCGGTACGTTGGTGACGATCTTCATGTCGAACGATGCGACCGCCGTGGTTCTGACTCCGGCGATTCTGGCCGCGGTGCGCAAGGCTAAGGTGCAGGCGCTGCCTTACCTGTTTGCGTGTGCCTTGATCGCCAATGCGGCATCCTTTGTGCTGCCCATTTCGAACCCTGCGAATCTGGTGGTGTTCCATGATGGGCTGCCGCCGCTGGGGCGATGGATGATTGACTTTGGGGTGCCGTCGCTGCTCTCGATTGCGGCGACCTTCTTGGTGTTGAGGGTTTGGTTTCGCAGGGAGTTGGTGGCGCGTATTGAAGCCGAGGTGGAGGCTCAGGAGTTGAGTCGAAGCGGCCAGTTGGTGGCCGGTGGGCTGGTGCTGGTGGTGGCGGTAATGCTTGGGGCTTCGGCGATGGGAATCGATCTGGGGCTGCCCGCTTGTGTTGCCGCGCTGGCGATTACTGCGGTTGTGTCGGTTGTGGAGCGGAGAAGTCCGGTGGGGCTGGTGCGGGAGATTAGCTGGAGCACGCTGGCTCTGGTTGCGGGGCTGTTTGTGCTGGTGGATGCGGTGGAGAGCATCGGGGCGCTGAAGGGGACGGTCGCGGCTCTGGCTTGGGCTCAGGGGCTTGGGACGGAGTTGGGGGCGTTGGTGGTGGGGTTTGTGGTTGGGGTGGGGAATAATGTGGTGAATAATTTGCCGCTCGGGTTGATCGCGGCTGGAACGCTGCGGACGGCGCAGGTGCACGGGTTGTTGGCCCATGCTGTGCTCATCGGCGTGGATCTGGGGCCGAACCTTTCCGTTACAGGGTCGCTGGCGACGATTCTCTGGCTGATTGCGCTACGACGGGAGGGCTTGCATGTGAGCTTTATGGACTTCCTGAAGGTGGGGGCGGTGGCGATGCCGGTCGCGCTGCTGGCGGCGCTGGGTGGGGCAGTTGTGATGTCGTGGATGTGA